From the Desulfosarcina sp. BuS5 genome, one window contains:
- the queA gene encoding tRNA preQ1(34) S-adenosylmethionine ribosyltransferase-isomerase QueA: MFAISDYSYKLPSKLIAQEPVGNRDRSRLLFMNRKTGALQHHEFAQLGGLLNDSDILVVNNTEVIPGRLLGHKKTGGKVEALILDFANGHKNGDLIFKCLVKSSKRPKLGDTLSFSRDLSAQVLEYKNEICTLRFLCDTDFEKVLYRIGRPPLPPYIKRDNNEIRDNDRVSYQTIYAEQKGAIAAPTAGLHFTRELLGEIESKGIRVVNITLHVGYGTFLPVRVNDIRDHQIHSESFNISKECADIINSAKSDGKRIVAVGTTCVRTLEYASDNCGIVSPGRGECDMFIYPGYKFKVVDALVTNFHLPCSTLLMLVSAFAERGRILDAYREAINNNYRFYSYGDAMLIL, translated from the coding sequence ATGTTTGCAATATCAGATTATAGCTACAAACTGCCCTCAAAGCTTATTGCCCAGGAACCAGTGGGAAACAGGGACAGATCAAGGCTTCTCTTTATGAATCGTAAGACCGGAGCGCTGCAGCATCATGAATTTGCTCAACTTGGAGGTCTTTTAAATGATTCCGACATTCTAGTTGTAAATAATACCGAGGTGATACCTGGTCGGCTCTTGGGGCATAAGAAAACAGGCGGAAAGGTGGAAGCACTGATTTTGGACTTTGCAAACGGGCACAAAAACGGTGATCTGATTTTCAAATGCCTGGTCAAATCTTCAAAACGCCCCAAACTCGGCGACACGCTAAGTTTCAGTCGTGATCTTTCAGCGCAAGTGCTTGAATATAAAAATGAAATTTGTACCTTACGTTTTTTGTGTGATACTGACTTTGAAAAAGTTCTTTACAGAATCGGCAGGCCCCCGCTTCCGCCATATATAAAACGGGACAATAATGAGATTCGGGATAATGACAGGGTCTCATACCAGACCATATATGCGGAACAAAAAGGAGCCATTGCCGCTCCTACGGCGGGACTTCATTTTACCAGGGAGCTGCTCGGAGAGATTGAATCGAAAGGAATCAGAGTGGTGAATATTACCTTGCATGTTGGGTATGGAACATTTTTGCCGGTCAGGGTAAATGATATCAGGGATCATCAAATACATTCCGAAAGTTTTAACATCTCAAAAGAGTGCGCTGATATTATAAACAGCGCCAAATCCGACGGAAAGCGCATAGTTGCTGTAGGTACAACATGCGTAAGGACTTTGGAATATGCATCTGATAATTGCGGGATAGTATCTCCCGGAAGAGGGGAGTGTGACATGTTTATATACCCGGGTTACAAGTTTAAAGTTGTTGATGCACTTGTAACAAATTTTCATCTCCCCTGTTCTACCCTCCTTATGCTGGTCTCAGCCTTTGCCGAGCGTGGGAGAATACTTGATGCATACCGGGAAGCTATCAATAATAATTACAGATTTTACAGTTATGGCGATGCCATGTTGATTCTTTAA
- a CDS encoding DUF2333 family protein: MEKLKSVPGIAVVLLLVIVVIWIFAAISGFFDKDAYEHKAQTYKTSDNLIAYNNFKSGEQRPATKQDSSVNSNSARHLDKPDTQVIKTVAATQKNGDTFKQSTQHSTALPKQLSKKSPISVLKSSPQVNGVAFISAVIKPLAYELDERFWGWRPNDIINITDNVNNFQLGVLEITRRTVVILTERISRTGSSAAFNAHLEHAMNWFMIKADKYWFPSPESKYHAGLKELAAYRDELENHRAFFYNRADNLLPLLMTYEDLLGSCDENLIKSKEDDGTRVSFFQADDYFFYAKGVASAMVTMLEAIEKDFHVIIASRSGLEVLHHAHAMCETASTISPWIITNGDMDGILANHRANIAASISHARFYIGVLIKILST; the protein is encoded by the coding sequence ATGGAAAAATTAAAAAGTGTTCCCGGCATAGCAGTTGTTCTGTTATTAGTGATCGTAGTAATATGGATTTTCGCCGCTATATCAGGTTTTTTTGACAAGGATGCCTATGAACATAAAGCTCAAACATACAAAACATCTGATAACCTTATTGCATATAATAATTTCAAATCAGGGGAACAAAGACCTGCTACAAAGCAAGATTCAAGCGTAAATTCAAACTCGGCCAGGCATTTAGATAAGCCCGACACCCAGGTAATTAAAACGGTGGCGGCCACCCAAAAGAATGGAGATACATTTAAGCAGTCAACACAGCATTCGACTGCGCTGCCTAAACAGTTATCAAAAAAGTCCCCTATATCGGTTTTAAAATCATCGCCGCAGGTCAACGGTGTTGCTTTTATTTCTGCTGTTATAAAACCGCTTGCATATGAACTTGATGAACGCTTCTGGGGCTGGAGACCTAATGATATAATAAATATTACAGATAATGTTAATAATTTTCAGCTTGGTGTTCTTGAAATCACACGCCGAACAGTTGTAATTCTTACTGAAAGAATATCCCGCACCGGCTCCAGCGCTGCTTTTAATGCTCACCTTGAGCATGCCATGAACTGGTTCATGATAAAAGCGGACAAATATTGGTTCCCTTCACCCGAATCAAAATATCATGCAGGCTTAAAAGAGCTGGCAGCGTATCGGGATGAACTGGAAAATCACAGGGCTTTTTTTTATAACAGGGCGGATAATCTTTTACCTCTCCTGATGACATATGAAGATTTGCTGGGAAGTTGTGATGAAAACCTGATCAAATCAAAGGAGGATGACGGAACCCGGGTAAGCTTCTTTCAGGCTGATGACTATTTCTTTTATGCCAAAGGTGTTGCAAGCGCCATGGTTACGATGCTGGAAGCTATTGAAAAGGATTTTCATGTAATCATAGCATCCCGCAGCGGTCTGGAAGTTCTTCATCATGCCCATGCAATGTGTGAAACAGCTTCAACTATCTCACCCTGGATAATTACAAATGGCGATATGGACGGGATTCTTGCCAATCATCGTGCCAATATTGCGGCCTCAATAAGCCATGCCCGTTTTTATATCGGGGTGCTGATTAAAATACTGTCGACTTAG
- a CDS encoding Hsp70 family protein yields the protein MEPIVGIDLGTTNSEIAFIINENAEIITDNDNGIVPSCVSLGDNEQIIVGMEALNRAIIAPGATILSVKRLMGTNEKIVLKDFSYLPQEISAFILKALKERAEKKINQKISKAVITVPAYFTDVQRNATKEAGEIAGLEVVRIINEPTAAALAYESDNPDNQKILVYDLGGGTFDVSIVRIENGIVEVLSSTGDNHLGGDDFDMKIVDLLAKHLSEKNKISVTDDKTVMARLKRAATAAKITLSNFPYVKIEEDHIAKKKWKDIHLSYELARIDFEEMIDEYLSRTNDSISKALKDAALLPSAIDKIILVGGSTRIPKISEMIEEKFGKLPHSEIDPDLCVALGAAIQAGREMGMDSSSILLDITPYTFGTSAIGYIDGVYSITKFVPLIRRNSKLPAGKSEAFYTAVDNQEEVEITVYQGEKSNALDNVLIGTYSFTLSKAPIGSVIIIRFELDINGILKIEAVEKETGKKINAVVENALSEFSGQDLAASKAKIEQGWGNNPEPLDSDSPETGIPTTIPKELHKIIEQAEAALEEAPEEDRDEIINLIEDIKDAVNADRLDDARESGNELEEILFYLG from the coding sequence ATGGAACCGATAGTTGGCATAGACCTTGGAACAACAAATTCCGAGATTGCTTTTATAATTAATGAGAATGCTGAAATCATCACGGATAACGACAACGGAATTGTCCCTTCGTGTGTCAGCTTGGGAGATAATGAACAAATTATTGTAGGTATGGAAGCGTTGAACAGGGCTATAATTGCCCCTGGGGCCACGATTCTTTCTGTTAAACGCTTGATGGGAACTAATGAAAAAATTGTTTTAAAAGATTTCTCATATCTTCCGCAGGAAATCTCTGCGTTTATTCTAAAGGCCTTGAAAGAAAGGGCTGAAAAAAAAATCAACCAAAAAATATCAAAAGCGGTAATAACAGTGCCGGCCTATTTTACAGATGTACAGCGTAATGCCACAAAAGAAGCCGGAGAAATTGCAGGACTGGAAGTTGTAAGGATAATTAACGAACCAACCGCAGCAGCCCTGGCATATGAAAGCGACAACCCTGATAATCAAAAAATTCTTGTTTATGATCTTGGGGGCGGAACTTTTGATGTATCAATTGTAAGGATAGAAAACGGTATTGTGGAAGTATTGTCCAGCACGGGCGACAATCATCTCGGCGGCGATGATTTTGATATGAAAATTGTTGATCTGCTTGCAAAGCATCTTTCTGAAAAAAATAAAATTTCCGTAACTGATGACAAAACTGTTATGGCAAGGCTTAAACGAGCGGCCACTGCGGCAAAAATAACATTATCAAATTTCCCATATGTTAAAATAGAAGAAGATCATATCGCAAAAAAAAAATGGAAAGATATCCATCTTTCCTATGAGCTTGCGCGCATTGATTTTGAAGAAATGATTGATGAATATCTTTCCAGGACAAACGACTCCATCAGCAAGGCGCTCAAGGATGCTGCCTTGCTGCCGTCTGCAATCGACAAAATCATTCTTGTGGGCGGCTCCACAAGAATTCCTAAAATATCAGAAATGATAGAGGAAAAATTCGGGAAACTGCCACATAGTGAAATAGATCCCGATCTTTGCGTGGCGCTTGGGGCAGCCATCCAGGCCGGCAGGGAAATGGGTATGGATTCATCAAGTATTCTGCTGGATATAACTCCCTATACATTCGGCACCTCGGCCATAGGATATATTGACGGCGTTTACAGCATTACAAAATTTGTTCCCCTGATACGCCGCAATTCCAAACTGCCGGCAGGAAAAAGCGAGGCATTTTATACTGCCGTAGATAATCAGGAAGAGGTGGAGATAACAGTATACCAAGGTGAAAAATCTAATGCCCTCGACAATGTACTTATCGGCACATATTCATTTACCTTGAGCAAAGCGCCGATTGGAAGCGTTATTATTATACGTTTTGAGCTTGACATAAACGGCATCCTGAAAATTGAAGCTGTTGAAAAAGAGACCGGCAAAAAAATAAATGCGGTCGTAGAAAATGCGCTCTCTGAATTTTCAGGCCAGGACCTGGCTGCCTCAAAAGCAAAGATAGAACAGGGCTGGGGAAACAACCCAGAGCCTTTGGATAGCGACAGCCCGGAAACAGGAATACCTACAACAATACCCAAGGAACTTCATAAAATTATAGAACAAGCCGAAGCTGCTCTTGAGGAAGCTCCAGAAGAAGATCGTGATGAGATAATTAATCTTATTGAGGATATCAAGGACGCCGTTAATGCCGACAGACTCGATGATGCCAGGGAGTCAGGCAATGAACTCGAAGAAATTTTATTTTATCTTGGTTGA
- the tgt gene encoding tRNA guanosine(34) transglycosylase Tgt, whose amino-acid sequence MFNFDIISKSSTTKARAGYINTSHGIIETPVFMPVGTLASVKSISPEDLLDIGVQIILGNTYHLYLRPGCETINLFSGMHDFMNWKGPILTDSGGFQVFSLAKLSKITEEGYSFQSHIDGSSHMLTPEKAVEIQVCLNSDIMMCLDQCIKYPASREEAGNAMELTTKWASRCKTAWEDSGTENALFGIVQGGMFDDLRKVSAQALMEIDLPGYAVGGLSVGEPKEIMLEIGEQTLPFLPDRKPKYMMGIGTPEDLVELVALGADMFDCVMPTRNARNGQLFTRYGTINISNARFRHDTDPLDPECGCYTCRNYSRAYLRHLYTSRELLSYRLNTIHNIYYFITLMQRMRTAIIDDSFDAFKRDFYEPRNSG is encoded by the coding sequence ATGTTCAACTTTGATATTATCTCAAAATCTTCAACCACCAAAGCAAGGGCGGGATATATAAATACTTCCCACGGTATTATCGAAACGCCTGTGTTCATGCCGGTCGGGACACTTGCAAGCGTGAAATCGATCTCTCCTGAAGATCTTCTCGATATCGGCGTGCAGATTATCCTGGGAAATACATATCATCTTTATCTGCGCCCCGGATGTGAAACAATCAATCTTTTTTCAGGCATGCATGATTTTATGAACTGGAAAGGACCAATTTTGACGGATAGCGGCGGATTTCAGGTCTTTTCCCTGGCTAAACTCTCTAAAATAACCGAAGAGGGTTATTCTTTCCAGTCTCATATTGACGGCTCAAGCCATATGCTTACCCCGGAAAAAGCAGTTGAAATCCAGGTTTGCCTAAACTCCGATATAATGATGTGCTTGGATCAGTGCATTAAATATCCGGCGTCAAGGGAAGAGGCGGGTAATGCTATGGAACTTACCACCAAGTGGGCATCCAGGTGCAAAACAGCCTGGGAGGATTCGGGAACGGAGAATGCATTGTTCGGCATTGTTCAGGGCGGTATGTTTGATGATTTAAGAAAAGTTTCCGCACAAGCACTTATGGAAATAGACCTGCCTGGTTATGCTGTGGGCGGTTTAAGTGTGGGCGAACCTAAAGAAATCATGCTTGAGATTGGGGAACAGACCCTGCCTTTTCTGCCTGACCGGAAGCCGAAATATATGATGGGAATCGGCACACCGGAAGATCTTGTTGAACTTGTGGCGCTTGGGGCAGACATGTTCGACTGTGTTATGCCGACCAGGAACGCCAGAAACGGTCAACTTTTTACAAGATACGGAACTATTAATATTTCAAATGCCCGTTTCAGGCATGACACCGATCCTTTAGATCCGGAATGCGGGTGCTATACCTGCAGAAACTATTCAAGGGCATATCTTCGTCATCTTTATACATCCAGGGAACTTCTCTCTTACCGCCTAAACACAATCCATAATATTTATTACTTCATAACCCTCATGCAGCGCATGCGCACCGCAATTATTGATGACTCATTTGATGCTTTTAAAAGGGATTTTTATGAACCCCGAAACTCCGGGTAA
- the selB gene encoding selenocysteine-specific translation elongation factor: MKQIILGTAGHIDHGKTSLIKAVTGTDTDRLKEEKLRGITIELGFASLELPGGQHVGVVDVPGHEKFVKNMVAGATGIDIVVMVIAADEGVMPQTREHLEICSLLDIKHGFVVLSKADLVDEEWLELVKEDTANFLKGTFLEDAPMIPVSSVTGQGIREFIKTLDDLSSLIPERSISSLFRLPVDRVFSMKGFGTIITGTLISGRISVGDPVMIYPSMVSSNVRGIQVHNNSVNIAEAGMRTAINFKGLEKASINRGEILGKPGELKSSYMIDASLQFLATNKKPMKNRTRVRFHTGTSEILGIIALLEKDEIAPGETSVVQIRLDSPVTVVKDDRFVIRSYSPIRTIGGGRILNPIPKKHKGFKPEIIKGLNGLMDNTPGEVIEYCVDQSGHEGVNYSDLRIMTNLADKQLKSIIDGLLSKRILICTDKDNQLYIHNNTFEKIKSKILQTLESYHKTNPLKTGMSKEELKTKFPLIMGSRLFNIIIMHIEKKGEIISEDDTVRLPGHSVFLGADQAERKKKIHEIYKKAGLKPPYFRDITRQLDIDPQSAKDVLMLLIEESIIIKAKDDLYFDREGVDILKKKLVDFFATNKELTTPDFKELAGVSRKYLIPLIEYFDSINLTIRIGDIRKLRHK, translated from the coding sequence GTGAAACAGATCATACTTGGTACAGCGGGGCATATAGATCACGGCAAAACTTCACTGATTAAGGCTGTTACAGGCACAGACACAGATCGTTTAAAAGAAGAAAAGCTGCGCGGAATAACTATCGAACTGGGCTTTGCTTCCCTGGAGCTTCCCGGCGGGCAGCATGTTGGTGTTGTCGATGTGCCCGGGCATGAAAAATTTGTAAAAAACATGGTTGCCGGTGCAACCGGAATAGATATTGTTGTGATGGTAATCGCGGCGGATGAAGGAGTGATGCCTCAAACAAGAGAACACCTGGAAATCTGTTCTCTGCTGGATATAAAACACGGTTTTGTTGTTCTAAGCAAGGCTGATCTTGTAGATGAAGAATGGCTGGAACTGGTTAAAGAGGATACAGCTAATTTTTTAAAAGGAACGTTCCTGGAAGACGCTCCCATGATACCGGTTTCATCAGTAACAGGTCAGGGTATCCGGGAATTTATAAAAACACTCGACGATTTAAGCTCTCTAATTCCGGAACGTTCTATATCCAGTCTTTTCAGGCTACCTGTGGACAGGGTCTTTTCCATGAAGGGTTTCGGCACAATAATTACAGGAACTCTTATTTCCGGCCGCATAAGTGTGGGTGACCCTGTCATGATATACCCATCTATGGTCAGTTCCAATGTTCGCGGAATTCAGGTGCATAACAATAGCGTAAATATAGCTGAAGCAGGTATGCGCACTGCCATAAATTTTAAAGGGCTTGAAAAGGCATCTATTAACAGGGGCGAAATTCTTGGGAAACCTGGTGAACTGAAATCGAGCTATATGATAGATGCATCGCTGCAATTTTTAGCCACCAACAAGAAACCTATGAAAAATCGTACCCGTGTCAGATTCCATACCGGTACCAGCGAAATACTCGGTATTATTGCGTTACTTGAAAAGGATGAAATAGCTCCCGGAGAAACATCTGTTGTGCAGATACGTCTCGATTCACCTGTTACTGTTGTAAAGGACGACAGGTTCGTCATTAGAAGTTATTCCCCAATCAGAACTATTGGCGGCGGCCGGATTTTAAACCCGATTCCGAAAAAACATAAAGGTTTTAAACCTGAAATAATAAAAGGTCTGAATGGCCTGATGGATAACACACCTGGGGAGGTTATTGAGTATTGTGTGGATCAATCCGGCCATGAGGGCGTTAATTATTCTGATTTGAGAATCATGACCAACCTTGCGGACAAGCAGCTTAAAAGTATTATCGACGGTCTTTTATCAAAAAGAATTTTAATATGTACAGACAAGGATAATCAGCTTTATATTCACAATAATACTTTTGAAAAGATAAAAAGCAAAATCCTTCAGACCTTAGAGAGTTACCATAAAACCAATCCACTTAAAACCGGCATGTCCAAAGAGGAACTGAAGACCAAATTTCCATTAATAATGGGCTCCAGGCTCTTTAATATCATTATTATGCATATAGAAAAAAAGGGCGAAATAATATCTGAGGATGATACTGTGCGTCTGCCCGGTCATTCTGTTTTTCTGGGCGCTGATCAGGCTGAACGAAAGAAAAAGATACACGAAATATATAAAAAGGCCGGATTAAAGCCGCCCTACTTCAGAGACATCACCAGGCAACTGGATATCGATCCTCAGTCAGCGAAAGATGTGCTCATGCTTCTGATTGAAGAAAGTATAATAATTAAAGCAAAGGATGATCTCTATTTTGACCGGGAGGGTGTAGATATTTTAAAAAAAAAGCTGGTAGATTTTTTTGCAACCAACAAAGAGCTGACCACCCCGGATTTTAAGGAACTGGCCGGTGTATCAAGAAAATATCTAATTCCGTTAATTGAATATTTTGACTCAATTAATCTTACTATCCGTATTGGTGATATACGCAAGCTCAGGCATAAATAA
- a CDS encoding J domain-containing protein, protein MLTYYLTLGLSPDVSDDDIRKSYLNLVKKNTPEKNPGRFRQITEAYEKISTRRRRIEAKIFNGLAISNYEQALYELVTAREMKRARAGLRELFKAEKELREK, encoded by the coding sequence ATGCTTACTTATTATCTTACCCTTGGTCTTTCACCTGATGTATCGGATGATGATATCCGTAAATCCTATCTGAATTTGGTAAAAAAAAATACACCTGAAAAAAATCCCGGTCGATTCAGACAAATTACAGAAGCTTATGAAAAAATCAGCACCAGAAGAAGACGTATTGAAGCAAAAATTTTTAATGGGCTGGCAATCAGCAATTATGAACAAGCTCTGTATGAACTGGTTACAGCTCGTGAAATGAAAAGAGCACGGGCAGGCTTGCGGGAACTGTTCAAGGCTGAAAAAGAATTGCGTGAAAAATAG
- the lptG gene encoding LPS export ABC transporter permease LptG has translation MTIYRSKENREGWDVPLYVDYLFCNMPIIYRYILKEIIKFSGIVLGVVTGIYLVVDFFEKIDDFLEAKVTISKAFFFFILKTPFIIAQVLPVAVLLAVLIVFCIMIKNNEMVALKSGGASIFYILKPVLLLGLFFTLFLFIISEVVVPVTTERSNRIWLTDVKKKNTLLSKEKDVWIKGVSSITHIKYYDPAIKAAFGITIHNFDKNFNLIKRIDAKKGLFKDDKWFFYDVLEQNPTEKDEKRRVKFNAEKEGMLNIMPEDLKKVIKKSEEMSLVELFAYINKIEEEGYNAEKYRVDFYAKIVFPFVCFIMCLTGSGIALKGGAKEAMPVKIAIGIGTAFLYWVFYSFCVSLGYGRMLPPVIAVCTANIVFLCLGGYLLLNAEA, from the coding sequence GTGACAATCTATAGATCGAAAGAAAATAGGGAAGGATGGGATGTTCCTTTATATGTTGATTACTTATTTTGCAATATGCCTATAATATACAGATATATCCTGAAAGAGATTATTAAATTTTCCGGTATCGTACTGGGTGTTGTTACTGGTATATATCTGGTCGTCGATTTTTTTGAAAAGATAGATGATTTTTTAGAAGCCAAAGTCACCATTTCCAAAGCTTTCTTCTTTTTTATACTTAAAACACCTTTTATAATTGCCCAGGTACTCCCGGTTGCGGTTCTTCTGGCCGTTCTTATCGTCTTCTGTATAATGATCAAAAACAATGAGATGGTAGCGCTAAAAAGCGGGGGTGCAAGCATTTTTTACATTTTGAAACCGGTTCTCCTGCTGGGCCTTTTTTTTACTCTCTTCCTTTTTATAATTTCCGAAGTGGTTGTTCCTGTCACTACGGAAAGATCAAACAGGATATGGCTAACGGACGTTAAGAAGAAGAATACTCTTCTATCAAAGGAGAAGGATGTCTGGATCAAGGGGGTATCGTCAATAACTCATATCAAGTATTATGACCCTGCGATCAAGGCTGCCTTTGGAATTACCATCCATAATTTTGATAAAAATTTCAATTTGATTAAAAGAATAGATGCAAAAAAAGGACTTTTTAAAGACGACAAGTGGTTTTTTTATGATGTTCTGGAACAGAATCCAACAGAAAAAGATGAGAAAAGGCGGGTAAAATTCAATGCTGAAAAAGAGGGAATGCTTAATATTATGCCTGAAGATCTTAAAAAAGTCATAAAAAAATCCGAGGAGATGAGTTTAGTTGAGCTGTTTGCATATATTAACAAGATAGAGGAAGAAGGATATAACGCAGAAAAATACAGAGTCGATTTTTATGCAAAAATAGTTTTTCCTTTTGTCTGTTTTATTATGTGCCTGACAGGATCGGGCATTGCGCTCAAGGGTGGTGCAAAGGAAGCTATGCCGGTTAAAATTGCTATTGGTATAGGAACAGCATTCCTCTACTGGGTTTTTTACAGTTTTTGTGTCTCCCTGGGATATGGCCGGATGCTGCCGCCTGTAATTGCTGTATGTACAGCAAATATTGTTTTTTTATGTTTAGGGGGATATTTGTTATTAAATGCAGAGGCGTAG
- the hemW gene encoding radical SAM family heme chaperone HemW → MNPETPGKPAGLYIHIPFCMRKCPYCDFFSITDLTLFDEFINALLGEMAPAGNSDLVFNTIYLGGGTPSLLEPAQTAKIISAAYKRFKISIAAEITMEVNPGTVTLERLKEYKEAGVNRINIGIQSFQDNNLNFLGRIHSAADGVSAIQTARDAGFDNIGLDLIYGLPEQGVESWTADLKKTVKFRPEHLSCYILTYEQGTPLDQARKYNRFVPLAETTVGTLFEITACFLAENGYKQYEISNFALDAKIAGTDRRSRHNQKYWSNIPYIGLGPSAHSYIEPARWWNTSNLEEYIRLISENRPPILGKELLTREQQIMESILLGLRTSEGIDIEKFEQRFGSSFYDQFGKTVSYLEEKGYLAAGQARCALTPKGLLLHDSVTAMMAW, encoded by the coding sequence ATGAACCCCGAAACTCCGGGTAAGCCTGCCGGGCTCTATATTCATATACCCTTTTGTATGAGAAAATGTCCTTATTGTGATTTTTTTTCCATTACCGATTTAACTCTTTTCGATGAGTTTATAAATGCCCTGCTTGGAGAAATGGCGCCGGCAGGCAATTCGGATCTTGTTTTTAATACGATCTATTTGGGTGGCGGAACCCCATCTCTGCTTGAACCTGCCCAGACAGCTAAAATTATTTCCGCTGCATATAAAAGATTTAAAATAAGCATAGCTGCAGAAATTACCATGGAAGTGAATCCCGGCACAGTGACTCTTGAAAGATTAAAAGAATATAAGGAGGCCGGAGTAAACAGGATTAATATTGGTATTCAGTCGTTTCAGGATAATAATCTGAATTTTCTAGGCCGGATACATTCTGCAGCAGATGGCGTATCTGCAATTCAAACGGCGCGTGATGCAGGGTTTGATAATATCGGACTTGATCTTATTTACGGTCTTCCTGAGCAGGGTGTCGAGAGCTGGACTGCTGATCTGAAAAAAACTGTTAAATTCAGGCCGGAGCATCTTTCCTGCTATATCCTTACATATGAACAAGGAACTCCCCTGGATCAGGCCCGGAAATATAACCGTTTTGTTCCTTTGGCGGAAACAACAGTTGGTACTTTGTTTGAAATAACAGCCTGTTTTTTAGCAGAAAACGGTTATAAGCAATATGAAATATCTAATTTTGCGTTAGATGCAAAGATAGCCGGAACTGACCGAAGATCAAGGCACAATCAAAAATACTGGTCGAATATTCCTTATATCGGACTCGGCCCCTCAGCCCATTCTTATATAGAACCTGCGCGCTGGTGGAATACTTCGAATCTGGAGGAATATATAAGATTAATTTCTGAAAACAGACCTCCGATTTTAGGAAAAGAGCTCTTGACCAGGGAGCAGCAGATCATGGAATCAATCCTCCTCGGCCTGAGAACGTCTGAAGGGATAGATATTGAAAAATTTGAGCAACGATTCGGTTCGAGTTTCTATGATCAATTCGGAAAAACAGTCTCTTATCTTGAAGAAAAGGGGTACCTGGCAGCCGGTCAAGCCCGCTGTGCTCTCACGCCAAAGGGTTTGCTGCTGCATGACAGCGTAACGGCTATGATGGCCTGGTAG
- a CDS encoding nucleotide exchange factor GrpE, giving the protein MNDFGSWLAELPDIPRGKNETLDPCDLFTLLSEFTALRQEIKMQNREQSKTLNKFTSFIDAYRETSELFRQRSRELDALEERIRLESEKKTVKLFLDLRDALVRGLSAATKAVKSKSFFRPPPKGIEEIVEGYKMAVRRFDRALSIIEIYPVQTVGHPFNPRTMRAVEKKTVEGIKKEIVLEEHVCGFIRNDELLRIAEVVVNN; this is encoded by the coding sequence ATGAACGATTTTGGCTCATGGCTGGCAGAACTACCTGATATACCCCGGGGTAAAAACGAAACCCTGGATCCCTGTGACCTTTTTACGCTTTTATCCGAATTTACAGCGCTGCGACAAGAGATTAAAATGCAGAACCGGGAGCAGTCAAAAACGCTGAATAAATTTACATCTTTTATAGATGCATACCGGGAGACGTCGGAGCTTTTCAGGCAGAGGTCAAGGGAACTGGATGCTTTGGAAGAAAGAATCAGACTTGAATCCGAAAAAAAAACAGTTAAACTTTTTCTGGATTTGCGTGACGCACTTGTTCGCGGATTATCAGCAGCCACAAAGGCAGTAAAATCAAAAAGTTTTTTCCGCCCTCCTCCCAAAGGTATTGAGGAAATTGTGGAGGGATATAAAATGGCTGTACGGCGTTTTGACCGGGCATTATCCATAATTGAGATATATCCCGTTCAGACCGTTGGTCATCCATTTAATCCCAGAACAATGAGAGCGGTGGAAAAAAAAACTGTTGAGGGTATTAAAAAGGAGATTGTGCTTGAAGAGCATGTGTGCGGATTTATACGCAATGATGAACTGCTTAGAATAGCAGAGGTAGTCGTAAATAATTAA